CTCGCTACGTGCTGCTCGATCTGGTGCAGGTCTTCCTGGTCACGCTGATCGGGATGACCACGCTGGTGTTCGTGGCGCTCGTCGGCAAGGAGGCGATCGACCGGGGCATGGGCCTGGGCCCGATCGTCAGGCTCGCCCCGTACATCCTGCCGCAGGCGATGCAGTTTGCGGTCCCCGGCGCCCTGCTGCTGGCCACCACCAACGTGTTCGGCCGCCTTTCCGCATTCAACGAGCTGGTGGCGGTCAAGTCGATGGGCATCTCGCCGTGGGCGATAGCATGGCCGACCATCGTGTTCGCCGGCGCGGTGAGCCTGGCGGCCGTCGCGCTGAACGACATCGCCGTTTCCTGGGGCCGGCTGGGTGTGGAGCGGGTGTTCCTCGACTCGCTGGAGGAAGTCATCTACGGCAAGCTCCGCGTCGACCGCGCGTATACCGACCGCAAACTCAGCATCACCGTGCAGCGGGTGGAGGGGAAGAAGCTGATCCGGCCGGACGTCTCGCTGCAGGACTCGGGCGATGGCCAGGCTTGGAACGTCACCGCCGACTGGGCCGAGATCGGCTCGCAGCCCGGCAGCCGGCAGATGGTGATCCGGTTCTTCAACGCGATGGTGGACGGCCCGACCCGTGTGGCGTACCCCGAGACCTTCGAGCTGGCGGTAGACCTGGGCGCGTTGTTCGGGGCGGACAAGTCGAATCGCCGCATCTCGACTTACGCGCTGGCGGAGATCGGTCCGGCCATCTACAAGACCGAGGCCGATATCGAGCAAATCAACAACGACATGTCCGCCCGGGCGGCCTACGCGATGCTGACCGGCGAGTTCGAGCAGGTCTCTAAGGCGTCGTGGGACGCGCGGAACCAGGACCTGGCAGCCGCGAGGTTTGACCTCAACCGCCTGCATGTCGAACCTTACCGGCGTTGGGCGGGCGGGTTCTCGTGCCTGGCGTTCGCGATGGTGGGCGTGCCGGTCGCGATGATCATGCGGAAAAGCGACTTCTTGGCGAGCTTCTTCGTCTGCTTCGCCCCGATCCTGATTGTCTACTACCCGCTGCTGATGGTCAGCGTCGACCAGGCCAAGGGGGGCAAGTTCCCGCCACAGGCCGTGTGGGCCGGCAACCTGGTGCTGCTGGCGTGCGGCGCGTTGCTGATGCGGTCGGTCATCTACGACCGCGACCGGATGATCTCGGCAATGGGGTCGGCGCTGATCAGCTGGGTCCCCAGGTTGGCCAAGAACTAGCGTGGGCTGTGTGCCGGCCCGCGAGCTAGCACCCCAGCGCAGCGATTCGACGCAATCTGAGCGCAAGGCGAGATCTTCGGCGATTCTGTGCTTGTAACTTTTTCAGGGCACTTGCTACACTGCCCGCCAGCGCGGGGAGGCTTCATGGAAGAAGCCCGCCGCAACGCTTCTCTACCAAGCGACGAAGCCGCGACAAGGAGGTCGCCAGCGTGCTCACACACCTGCCTATCCGGGATAAGCTCCGCGTCGGCCTCGGCCTGTTGGCGGTCAGCACGCTCACGCTGTTTATCGCCGCGATCTACGGCCTGTACGCGTACCGCGGCCTGGTCAAGACGCTCAGCGCCCGGTCTACCGAGCTGCCGCTCGCCAACGAGCTCAGTCATCACGTCGGCGACCTCCGGGTGGTGCTCGCCAAAGCGCGGGAACGCATCGCGGCTATCGACCGGGATAAGAAAAACGAGTCGAACCTGCTGGCCGCCAACGAGACGGATGAGATCTTCAACCCGGCCGAGGACATCTACCTGCTGTCCCAGGCGGGCGACGACCCGTGGGACCTGAAGATGCTGCGCGAGGAGTACCGCAGCAAGTTCGAACAGATCCAGGACAAGCTGGCCGAGTACAGCGAGCAGCTCGACGAGAACCGTCGACACGAGAGCACCGGCATCAGCGACGACCGCCTTGAACGGGAGACATTGACCCGAGTCAACACGATACTGGCGAAGATCCGCAGCGAGCAGCAGGACGACCAGCTGATGTTCGACGAGCTGAGCGACGACTCCGCCCAGCTCGACCAGCTCGAGGAGTCGGTCGAGTCGCTCCGTGCGCTTGTGGCCGAGCTGCCCAGCCACCTGCACCAGCGGCTGCACAAGCTGGCGGGCGAGGTCCGCACGCAGTACCACGTGGCGATCCCGCTGGCGTGGGTCACCGCTATCTTCGTGGCGGTTCTGATGGTGATGTCGATCCAGGTGTTCCGCCACACGGTGGCGCGGCCGCTGCACCAGCTGGTTGAGGGCGCCCGTGAAGTCGGAGCCGGCAACCTGGAGTACCGGGTGTCGCTCGCCACGACCGACGAGATGGGCGAGCTGGCCGACGCCATGAACGCCATGACCGCGCAGTTCAAGGAAACCCGCGACGACCTCGACCGCCAGGTGCAGCAACGCACCCGCGAGGTGGTCCGCAGCGAGCAGCTGGCGAGCGTCGGCTTCCTGGCGGCCGGCGTCGCGCACGAGATCAACAACCCGCTGGCGTCGATCGCGATGTGCAGCGAGTCGCTCGAGGGGCGGCTGGCCGAGTTCCTGAACCCCGACGAGACCGGCGGGCCTGAGTGGGACGTCGTCCGCAGCTACCTCGAGATGATCGGGCGCGAGGCGTTCCGCTGCAAGCAGATCACCGAGAAGCTGCTCGACTTCTCGCAGACCGGCGACTCCCAGCGGCACGCCACCGAGATGCGCGAGCTGGTTGCCGGCGTCATCGAGATGGTCCAGCACCTGGGCAAGTACCACAACAAGCACGTGCTGCTGCAGGAGGGCCCGCCCGTGGTCGCGGACGTCAACCCGCAGGAGATGAAGCAGGTGATCCTCAACCTCGTGACCAATGGGCTCGACAGCCTCGACCCCGGCGGCCGCGTCACGGTGGGCGTCGAGCCGCACGCCGGCGGGGCGCGCGTGGTCGTGACCGACGACGGCTGCGGGATGAGCGACGAGGTCATCAAGCACCTGTTCGAGCCGTTCTTCACCCGCCGCCGGAGCGGGCAGGGGACCGGCCTGGGGCTGTCGATCACCTACCGCATCGTCGAGGAGCACGGCGGCAAGATCGAGGCCGCCAGCGACGGCCCCGGCGCCGGCAGCAAGTTCACCGTTACGCTCCCCCGCGAACCGATGTCCGCGGCCGCTTAAGGCCGACGCGCTAAACCTGAGTCACCAACCGACCGAAACGATACACGCCAGCACAATGCCCGACCCCAATCAGAGTACCGAAGGCCTGTCCCTGCTGTTCGCCGACGACGAGCGGTCGCTCCAGGAGCTGATGAAGCTCGAGCTGCCCCGCATGGGCCACACGGTCACGGTCTGCCCCGACGGCGAGA
This portion of the Posidoniimonas corsicana genome encodes:
- a CDS encoding sensor histidine kinase yields the protein MLTHLPIRDKLRVGLGLLAVSTLTLFIAAIYGLYAYRGLVKTLSARSTELPLANELSHHVGDLRVVLAKARERIAAIDRDKKNESNLLAANETDEIFNPAEDIYLLSQAGDDPWDLKMLREEYRSKFEQIQDKLAEYSEQLDENRRHESTGISDDRLERETLTRVNTILAKIRSEQQDDQLMFDELSDDSAQLDQLEESVESLRALVAELPSHLHQRLHKLAGEVRTQYHVAIPLAWVTAIFVAVLMVMSIQVFRHTVARPLHQLVEGAREVGAGNLEYRVSLATTDEMGELADAMNAMTAQFKETRDDLDRQVQQRTREVVRSEQLASVGFLAAGVAHEINNPLASIAMCSESLEGRLAEFLNPDETGGPEWDVVRSYLEMIGREAFRCKQITEKLLDFSQTGDSQRHATEMRELVAGVIEMVQHLGKYHNKHVLLQEGPPVVADVNPQEMKQVILNLVTNGLDSLDPGGRVTVGVEPHAGGARVVVTDDGCGMSDEVIKHLFEPFFTRRRSGQGTGLGLSITYRIVEEHGGKIEAASDGPGAGSKFTVTLPREPMSAAA
- a CDS encoding LptF/LptG family permease, with product MRILTRYVLLDLVQVFLVTLIGMTTLVFVALVGKEAIDRGMGLGPIVRLAPYILPQAMQFAVPGALLLATTNVFGRLSAFNELVAVKSMGISPWAIAWPTIVFAGAVSLAAVALNDIAVSWGRLGVERVFLDSLEEVIYGKLRVDRAYTDRKLSITVQRVEGKKLIRPDVSLQDSGDGQAWNVTADWAEIGSQPGSRQMVIRFFNAMVDGPTRVAYPETFELAVDLGALFGADKSNRRISTYALAEIGPAIYKTEADIEQINNDMSARAAYAMLTGEFEQVSKASWDARNQDLAAARFDLNRLHVEPYRRWAGGFSCLAFAMVGVPVAMIMRKSDFLASFFVCFAPILIVYYPLLMVSVDQAKGGKFPPQAVWAGNLVLLACGALLMRSVIYDRDRMISAMGSALISWVPRLAKN